The proteins below are encoded in one region of Plutella xylostella chromosome 13, ilPluXylo3.1, whole genome shotgun sequence:
- the LOC105387602 gene encoding N-acetylglucosamine-6-phosphate deacetylase, with translation MKHNSELTRFHNCFILRDSKIIKEDLWVRDGKIANPEEVFYVEQNQADVTVNCDGQLIAPGYIDIQINGGVGIDFSFDSENVEDGVEKVARELLKYGVTSFCPTMVTSDKEKYSKILPRIKKKQGGKHGATILGVHLEGPFINTAKKGAHMSELIRNPEKGLQSITDMYGSLENAIIVTLAPELPGALDAIKGLAALGLRVAVGHSIASLSEGEAAVNAGVNLITHLFNAMLPFHHRDPGLVGLLAATLPKQIYYGIISDGLHTHPASLRIACKTNPEGLILVSDAIAALGLPDGDYRIGPQAMIVKNNQAYVAGTNTLCGSMAALDECVRVLKKSTECSLEYALEAATLHPARALGIEHKKGTLNYGSDADFVMLHPESLQVHSTWIAGECVYRKDGV, from the exons atgaaacataACTCGGAGCTAACGAGATTCcataactgttttattttacgtgacagtaaaataattaaagaagaCCTATGGGTTCGAGATGGTAAAATCGCTAACCCTGAAGAAGTATTTTATGTGGAACAAAATCAAGCAGATGTAACTGTAAATTGCGATGGTCAGCTGATTGCACCTGGATATATTGATATACAAATTAACG gtGGTGTAGGAATTGACTTCTCATTCGACTCGGAAAATGTAGAAGATGGCGTTGAAAAAGTAGCCAGAGAGTTGTTAAAATATGGTGTGACCTCCTTCTGTCCAACCATGGTCACCTCAGATAAGGAAAAATATAGCAAAATACTTCCCAGAATCAAGAAGAAGCAGGGTGGAAAGCATGGAGCTACAATTTTGGGAGTACATTTAGAAGGACCCTTTATAAATACAGCAAAAAAAGGAGCTCATATGTCTGAGTTAATCAGGAATCCGGAGAAA GGTCTGCAATCTATCACAGACATGTACGGTTCTCTGGAGAATGCTATCATAGTGACTCTAGCGCCGGAGCTGCCTGGGGCCCTGGATGCTATAAAGGGTCTGGCAGCCCTAGGCCTGCGCGTGGCGGTCGGTCACTCCATCGCCAGCCTGTCGGAAGGGGAGGCTGCGGTGAACGCCGGCGTCAACCTCATCACACATCTGTTTAATGCTATGCTTCCT TTCCACCACCGTGACCCCGGTCTGGTGGGTCTGCTGGCGGCGACCTTGCCGAAGCAGATCTACTACGGCATCATCTCTGACGGCCTCCACACGCACCCCGCCTCGTTGAGGATAGCCTGCAAGACTAACCCTGAAG GTCTAATCCTGGTGAGCGACGCCATAGCGGCACTCGGGCTGCCAGACGGCGACTACCGGATAGGCCCCCAGGCGATGATCGTGAAGAACAACCAGGCGTACGTGGCTGGAACCAACACTCTGTGTGGCAGCATGGCCGCGCTGGACGAGTGTGTGCGGGTCTTGAAGAAGTCCACTG AATGCTCCCTGGAGTACGCGCTAGAAGCCGCCACGCTGCACCCAGCGAGGGCCCTCGGCATTGAACACAAGAAGGGAACACTAAACTACGGCTCCGACGCAGACTTCGTGATGCTTCACCCGGAATCTCTTCAGGTCCACTCCACGTGGATAGCCGGTGAATGTGTTTATAGAAAAGATGGCGTATAG